One genomic window of Polyangium aurulentum includes the following:
- a CDS encoding Uma2 family endonuclease, translating to MENHLHVMAFFLLLASLRWWWRDRNDYFASGNLSIYYPVTSRTGRTVQKKLAFRGPDFFVVLDPKPKKLRNSWVVENEDGKYPDVIVELLSKSTRANDRGKKKQIYETVFKTPEYFLFDPQALTLEGYHLVRGRYAAIRPDARGRLWSDKLEVSLGVHDGSLRLFTEKGKLVPLPDEAALHAMGRAKHEAARARQEAARADRLERENARLLAELRALSEKTEKKKPSKRR from the coding sequence ATGGAGAATCACCTCCATGTGATGGCGTTCTTCCTGCTGCTCGCCTCGTTGCGGTGGTGGTGGCGGGACCGGAACGACTATTTCGCCTCGGGCAACCTCAGCATCTACTACCCCGTCACCTCGCGCACGGGCCGCACCGTCCAGAAGAAGCTCGCCTTCCGGGGCCCGGACTTCTTCGTGGTGCTGGACCCGAAGCCCAAGAAGCTGCGCAATAGCTGGGTCGTCGAGAACGAGGACGGCAAATACCCCGACGTCATCGTCGAGCTGCTCTCGAAGAGCACGCGGGCCAATGACCGCGGCAAGAAGAAGCAGATCTACGAGACGGTCTTCAAGACGCCCGAGTATTTCCTGTTCGACCCTCAGGCGCTCACGCTCGAGGGCTACCATCTCGTTCGCGGGCGATACGCGGCCATCCGGCCCGACGCGCGAGGGCGGTTGTGGAGCGACAAACTCGAGGTCTCGCTCGGCGTGCACGACGGCTCGCTCCGGCTCTTCACGGAAAAGGGCAAGCTCGTGCCGCTGCCGGACGAGGCGGCCCTCCACGCGATGGGCCGCGCGAAGCACGAGGCGGCCCGCGCCAGGCAGGAGGCGGCCCGCGCCGATCGCCTCGAGCGTGAAAACGCCCGCCTGCTGGCGGAGCTGCGCGCGCTCAGCGAGAAGACCGAGAAGAAGAAGCCCTCGAAGCGGCGCTAG
- a CDS encoding chondroitinase-B domain-containing protein has protein sequence MHKTCFSGPVAALSFAAVIAAPSAARAAETLSVVEVKVDRPTHHVLGLQVLIADDDDRDATISIRYREEGAGAWRNAMPLLRAWPDTVSLPIAQQFAGSIFDLEPGKNYEIELHMLDPDGVDETQTVIAKTREIPRFEPQTPNAVAVSDAAGLAAALAAAKPGDVITLADGTYAGSFFAVNASGTAENPIVVRGASQNGVVLDGEGCTGCNILEVYGSHVHVERMTLRNGERAVRFQGVDATGNVARRLRIEDVVHGVAGRPGQTDFTICDNEIVGRLVWPWTFAPDATSHWDDRGVDVTGDGHVICHNRLIGFGDPIVNKKSMSRSWDVYGNDIRDSFDGTELDESEGNARLFHNRYTNVMDPISIQPVRGGPVYVLRNIVMNAPEEQIKLKSLAGTDEPSGAIILHNTFVSARLALNLQAPITQHNFEIQNNLFVGPDTLASARTVDWTAKLDGGRFDFNGYYPDGGFWFGNVNGANQVFDSFAAVKASGTVEPNGVLLGKPIFASGIVGPTDAMAHQEPPDVSLAVGSNALDVGKPMPGINEGFVGAGPDLGAIEQGCPAPFHGPRPEGQEHVTNLVDCKAGGPSPGAGAGGGGAGGGGAAGAGGNPNGEDGGCACSAPGGASEGAQGGIVLLLGLLLGKARRRAS, from the coding sequence ATGCACAAGACATGCTTTTCTGGCCCCGTGGCCGCGCTTTCTTTCGCCGCCGTGATCGCCGCCCCCTCGGCCGCGCGGGCTGCCGAGACGCTGAGCGTCGTCGAGGTCAAGGTGGATCGGCCGACGCACCACGTCCTAGGCCTCCAGGTGCTCATCGCGGACGACGACGACCGCGACGCGACCATCTCCATTCGATATCGCGAGGAGGGCGCGGGCGCCTGGCGCAACGCCATGCCGCTCCTGCGCGCCTGGCCCGATACGGTCTCGCTGCCCATCGCCCAGCAATTCGCGGGCTCGATCTTCGATCTCGAGCCCGGCAAGAATTACGAGATCGAGCTGCACATGCTCGACCCCGACGGCGTCGACGAGACGCAAACGGTCATCGCGAAGACGCGCGAGATCCCTCGCTTCGAGCCCCAGACGCCCAATGCGGTGGCCGTGTCCGACGCGGCGGGGCTCGCGGCCGCGCTCGCGGCCGCCAAGCCCGGCGACGTCATCACCCTGGCCGACGGCACCTACGCCGGGTCGTTCTTCGCGGTGAACGCGAGCGGCACGGCCGAAAACCCGATTGTCGTGCGCGGCGCGAGCCAGAATGGCGTGGTGCTCGACGGCGAGGGCTGCACGGGCTGCAACATCCTCGAGGTGTACGGCAGCCACGTGCACGTCGAGCGAATGACCCTGCGCAACGGGGAGCGGGCCGTTCGTTTCCAGGGCGTGGACGCGACGGGGAACGTGGCGCGGCGGCTGCGCATCGAGGACGTCGTGCACGGCGTCGCGGGCAGGCCCGGACAGACCGATTTCACGATATGCGACAACGAGATCGTGGGCCGCCTCGTCTGGCCCTGGACCTTCGCGCCGGACGCGACGAGCCACTGGGACGACCGCGGCGTCGACGTCACGGGCGACGGGCACGTGATCTGCCACAACCGGCTCATTGGATTCGGCGATCCCATCGTGAACAAGAAGAGCATGTCGCGCTCGTGGGACGTTTATGGCAACGACATCCGCGACTCTTTCGACGGGACCGAACTCGACGAATCCGAGGGCAACGCGCGGCTCTTCCACAACCGATACACGAACGTGATGGACCCCATCAGCATCCAGCCGGTGCGCGGGGGCCCGGTGTACGTGCTGCGCAACATCGTGATGAACGCGCCCGAGGAGCAGATCAAGCTGAAATCGCTGGCCGGGACCGACGAGCCGAGCGGCGCGATCATCCTCCACAACACGTTCGTGAGCGCGCGCCTCGCGCTGAACCTGCAAGCGCCCATCACGCAGCACAATTTCGAGATACAGAACAACCTCTTCGTCGGCCCCGACACGCTCGCCAGCGCGCGCACGGTGGACTGGACGGCGAAGCTCGACGGCGGCAGGTTCGATTTCAACGGGTACTACCCCGACGGGGGTTTCTGGTTCGGGAACGTGAACGGGGCGAATCAGGTCTTCGACAGCTTCGCCGCAGTGAAGGCGAGCGGCACGGTGGAGCCGAACGGGGTGCTCCTCGGAAAACCCATCTTTGCGTCGGGGATCGTCGGGCCAACCGATGCGATGGCGCACCAGGAGCCGCCGGACGTATCGCTCGCCGTGGGCTCGAATGCGCTCGACGTGGGCAAGCCGATGCCGGGGATCAACGAGGGGTTCGTCGGCGCCGGGCCCGACCTCGGCGCAATCGAGCAGGGCTGCCCGGCCCCGTTCCACGGCCCGCGCCCCGAAGGGCAGGAGCACGTGACAAACCTCGTCGATTGCAAGGCCGGCGGGCCGAGCCCCGGCGCGGGCGCGGGCGGCGGTGGTGCGGGTGGAGGCGGCGCGGCGGGCGCCGGGGGCAACCCGAACGGCGAGGACGGTGGTTGCGCGTGCAGCGCGCCGGGAGGCGCGAGCGAAGGCGCCCAAGGCGGCATTGTGCTGCTCCTCGGGCTCCTGCTCGGAAAGGCTCGGCGCCGCGCTTCCTGA
- a CDS encoding family 43 glycosylhydrolase gives MTTMRYILCALLPLTVLACGDDGNTTSGSATTTNNTGGSGGTGGTGGTGGEGGTGGAGGMAGAGGMGGEGGMAGAGGGGGAGGGNQLVYKNPVLPGDYPDPSVIRVGNEYWATATTSEWAPHYPILHSTDLVNWDHVGTVFPEMPKWATSNFWAPEISEDNGTYFIFYTAREAASNHLCVASASSPSPGGPYTDHGPLVCQSAGSIDGFAIRDENGKRYLLWKEDGNSIGQPTPIWAQELSDDGTKLLGSPTVLFQNEPSWEANLVEGPFVLKQGDYFYAFYSGAGCCTSNCSYSLGVARSKTLLGPWEKNPANPILPGNAVWKCPGHGSIVTAPDGRFYLLYHAYSAEDTVYVGRQGLLDEIVFGADGWPTINGGNGPSASAPYPIAPQEPMVTEIMDDFTGPKLGLGWQWPVGIEPKTSFDPARTGWLVVDAMPGSAENYVGAVVARPTQKGDYEVTTRVELDPGVEAGVAAYGDAKNALGVSLDGTQIMLWRVGAGMSQLLAMENAPASMYLRMTASNGHVYQFATSADGTAWAPFGPPVDSRDTDPDLPPWDRGVRAALFAKGQQGNASAKFDFFRMTLPAAAP, from the coding sequence ATGACCACGATGCGCTACATCCTCTGCGCGCTCCTTCCCCTGACCGTCCTCGCGTGTGGCGACGACGGCAATACAACGAGCGGGAGCGCCACAACGACCAACAACACGGGCGGCAGTGGAGGCACAGGCGGGACCGGCGGAACGGGCGGTGAAGGCGGAACGGGCGGGGCTGGCGGAATGGCCGGCGCCGGTGGAATGGGCGGTGAAGGCGGGATGGCCGGCGCCGGCGGCGGTGGCGGCGCGGGAGGCGGCAATCAGCTCGTGTACAAGAACCCGGTGCTCCCGGGTGACTATCCCGACCCCTCCGTGATCCGCGTGGGGAACGAGTACTGGGCGACGGCCACGACCTCCGAGTGGGCGCCGCACTATCCGATCCTGCACTCGACGGATCTCGTGAACTGGGATCACGTCGGCACGGTCTTCCCCGAGATGCCCAAGTGGGCGACGTCGAATTTCTGGGCGCCGGAAATCAGCGAGGACAACGGCACCTATTTCATCTTCTACACGGCGCGCGAGGCGGCCAGCAATCACCTCTGCGTCGCGAGCGCCAGCTCCCCGAGCCCGGGCGGGCCGTACACGGATCATGGCCCCCTCGTCTGCCAGTCGGCAGGCTCGATTGACGGCTTCGCGATCCGGGACGAGAACGGCAAGCGCTATCTGCTCTGGAAGGAAGACGGAAATAGCATCGGGCAGCCGACGCCGATCTGGGCGCAGGAGCTGTCGGACGACGGCACCAAGCTCCTCGGCTCCCCGACCGTCCTTTTCCAGAACGAGCCCTCCTGGGAGGCGAACCTCGTCGAGGGGCCCTTCGTCCTGAAGCAGGGGGATTACTTCTACGCCTTCTACTCGGGGGCAGGCTGCTGCACGTCGAATTGCAGCTACTCGCTCGGCGTCGCCCGATCGAAGACCCTGCTCGGCCCCTGGGAGAAGAACCCCGCGAACCCGATCCTGCCCGGGAACGCCGTGTGGAAATGCCCCGGGCACGGCAGCATCGTGACCGCGCCCGACGGTCGGTTCTATCTCCTCTATCACGCGTACAGCGCCGAGGACACGGTGTACGTCGGGCGGCAGGGCCTGCTCGACGAGATCGTCTTCGGCGCCGACGGCTGGCCGACGATCAATGGCGGAAACGGGCCGAGCGCGAGCGCGCCCTATCCCATCGCGCCGCAGGAGCCCATGGTCACCGAGATCATGGATGATTTCACCGGCCCGAAACTCGGGCTCGGCTGGCAATGGCCCGTGGGCATCGAGCCGAAGACTTCGTTCGATCCGGCGCGCACCGGGTGGCTCGTGGTCGATGCGATGCCCGGGAGCGCCGAAAACTACGTCGGAGCGGTCGTGGCGCGCCCGACCCAGAAGGGTGATTACGAGGTGACGACCAGGGTCGAGCTGGATCCGGGCGTCGAGGCAGGCGTGGCCGCCTACGGCGACGCCAAGAATGCGCTCGGGGTCTCGCTCGACGGGACGCAGATCATGCTCTGGCGCGTCGGAGCAGGGATGAGCCAGCTCCTCGCGATGGAGAATGCTCCGGCGAGCATGTACCTGCGCATGACCGCCAGCAATGGGCATGTCTACCAGTTCGCGACCAGCGCGGACGGCACGGCCTGGGCCCCGTTTGGCCCGCCGGTCGATTCGCGGGACACGGATCCCGACCTGCCCCCCTGGGATCGCGGCGTGCGCGCTGCCCTCTTCGCCAAGGGGCAGCAGGGCAATGCCAGCGCGAAATTCGATTTCTTCCGGATGACCCTCCCCGCCGCAGCTCCCTGA
- a CDS encoding family 43 glycosylhydrolase: MIAIATTGACGDDPEGTTTGTPGSTGSATGGSGGVGGGTGGVADGGGGQGGSGGQTAGPTYSNPLSASIAGGGLVENCPDPAIIRGQQPGDENWYVFCTADPHNGADKDASGEYIEHWISILKSADLVTWSYVGDALQGFPSWADPASTDIWAPDIQFFNGKYYLYYSIAVETANGLESSAIGVATSDSPTGPWTQSDKPAIEAHAPACCAGANRWTIDPFVITDETGQRYIYYGSYFGGMSIRKLSDDGLTSDPASQVEIVLPERYEAAYVVPRDGYYYLFASATNCCNGPLTGYSVFAGRSKSPLGPFVDREGIPFLASNVGGTPVLSMNGNRWVGPGHGAITTDLAGQDWFFYHAVDQDDAYLNAADTKLHLKRQLLMDPLDWVDGWPTVRGGLWASDGPQPAPVSKAGEESHYTVEKPAEDAPGAAIEMLSDEFEVATLSGQWTWVREPDPATFGLSGGAFRMQTQSGDLWTDLNSASVLHEAAPAGDYIVETKLTLDMPPAGCCFNYTQAGLTIYKDDDNYLKLVSFSLADTRQIEFGKEVSDVQPGFPRYGNTVLGPPAKTIWLRIVKRGAADEELYTAYASHDGMKWVRGGTWTHKLGPDARIGLVAQSRTADVTIPYPAIFDYVRVYDLQP; this comes from the coding sequence GTGATTGCGATCGCAACGACGGGGGCTTGCGGGGACGACCCGGAGGGGACCACCACCGGAACGCCGGGATCGACTGGATCCGCCACGGGGGGCAGCGGCGGCGTGGGCGGCGGCACGGGCGGCGTGGCCGACGGGGGCGGCGGTCAGGGCGGCAGCGGCGGTCAGACGGCAGGCCCGACGTACAGCAATCCGCTCTCCGCGAGCATCGCGGGCGGCGGGCTGGTCGAGAATTGCCCCGACCCGGCGATCATCCGCGGACAGCAGCCTGGCGACGAGAATTGGTACGTCTTCTGCACCGCGGATCCGCATAACGGCGCGGACAAGGACGCCTCGGGGGAGTACATCGAGCACTGGATATCGATCCTCAAATCGGCCGATCTCGTGACCTGGAGCTACGTCGGCGACGCGCTCCAGGGGTTCCCGAGCTGGGCGGATCCGGCCTCGACCGACATCTGGGCGCCGGACATCCAGTTCTTCAATGGCAAGTACTACCTCTACTACTCGATCGCGGTGGAGACCGCGAATGGGCTCGAGAGCAGCGCGATCGGCGTGGCCACGAGCGACAGCCCGACCGGGCCGTGGACGCAGTCGGACAAACCGGCGATCGAGGCGCACGCGCCCGCGTGCTGCGCGGGTGCGAATCGCTGGACCATCGACCCCTTCGTGATCACCGACGAGACCGGGCAGCGGTACATCTATTACGGGAGCTATTTCGGCGGCATGTCGATCCGCAAGCTGTCGGACGACGGCCTGACCTCCGATCCGGCCAGCCAGGTGGAGATCGTCCTCCCGGAGCGCTACGAGGCCGCCTACGTGGTGCCGCGCGACGGCTACTATTACCTCTTCGCCTCGGCCACCAACTGCTGCAATGGCCCGCTCACGGGCTACAGCGTGTTCGCCGGGCGATCGAAGAGCCCGCTCGGGCCGTTCGTCGATCGGGAGGGCATTCCGTTCCTCGCCTCCAACGTCGGCGGCACGCCCGTGCTCAGCATGAACGGCAACCGCTGGGTCGGCCCCGGCCACGGCGCGATCACGACCGATCTCGCGGGCCAGGACTGGTTCTTCTATCACGCGGTCGACCAGGACGACGCGTACCTGAATGCAGCGGACACGAAGCTGCACCTCAAGCGACAGCTCTTGATGGATCCGCTCGATTGGGTCGACGGCTGGCCGACGGTGCGCGGCGGCCTGTGGGCGTCGGACGGCCCGCAGCCCGCGCCGGTCTCGAAGGCCGGCGAGGAGAGCCATTACACGGTGGAGAAGCCGGCCGAGGACGCGCCCGGGGCGGCGATCGAGATGCTCTCGGACGAGTTCGAGGTGGCGACGCTCAGCGGGCAATGGACCTGGGTGCGCGAGCCCGATCCGGCCACGTTCGGCCTCTCCGGAGGCGCCTTCCGCATGCAGACGCAGAGCGGCGATCTCTGGACGGACCTCAACAGCGCCTCCGTGCTGCACGAGGCGGCGCCTGCCGGCGATTACATCGTCGAGACGAAGCTCACGCTGGACATGCCGCCTGCGGGCTGCTGCTTCAACTACACCCAGGCGGGCCTCACCATCTACAAGGACGACGACAACTACCTCAAGCTGGTGAGCTTCTCGCTCGCCGACACGCGGCAGATCGAGTTTGGCAAGGAGGTGTCCGACGTACAGCCCGGCTTCCCGCGCTACGGCAATACCGTCCTCGGGCCGCCTGCCAAGACGATCTGGCTGCGCATCGTCAAGCGCGGGGCGGCCGACGAGGAGCTGTACACCGCCTACGCGAGCCATGACGGAATGAAGTGGGTGCGGGGCGGGACCTGGACGCACAAGCTCGGCCCCGACGCGCGCATCGGGCTCGTGGCCCAGTCGCGCACCGCGGACGTGACCATTCCGTACCCCGCGATCTTCGATTACGTCCGCGTCTACGACTTGCAGCCGTGA
- a CDS encoding galactose ABC transporter substrate-binding protein → MAILALAAPVLAGCQGDKSDGGNPGATGAAAGNPKIGVMIYKFDDTFMSYVRRTVEESGKGKAALNVVDSQNQQPTQNDQVDQFLVQGYKALAINPVDRTAVSVLIDKVKAKNVPVVFFNREPTAADMAKWDKIYYVGAKAEQSGALQGEIVVDYWKANPGADRNKDGKLQYVMLTGEPGHQDALLRTEHSIKAVTAAGIQAEKLAEDTAMWDRVKGQEKMAAFLAAHGDKIEAVFANNDDMALGAIEGLKAAGYFTGDKFMPVVGVDATPPALDAIAKGTLLGTVLNDAKNQGKATFDLVYALATGAAPKTDVAPMTDGRYVWVPYQKVTKSNYQQFK, encoded by the coding sequence ATGGCCATCCTCGCTCTCGCGGCGCCCGTCCTGGCGGGCTGTCAGGGCGACAAGAGCGACGGCGGCAATCCCGGGGCAACCGGCGCGGCCGCCGGGAACCCGAAGATCGGCGTCATGATCTACAAGTTCGACGACACGTTCATGTCCTACGTGCGCCGCACCGTGGAGGAGAGCGGCAAGGGCAAGGCCGCGCTCAACGTCGTCGACAGCCAGAACCAGCAGCCGACCCAGAACGATCAGGTCGATCAGTTCCTCGTCCAGGGCTACAAGGCGCTCGCCATCAACCCGGTCGACCGCACGGCCGTGTCCGTGTTGATCGACAAGGTCAAGGCGAAGAACGTCCCTGTCGTCTTCTTCAATCGCGAGCCCACCGCGGCGGACATGGCCAAGTGGGACAAGATCTACTACGTCGGCGCGAAGGCCGAGCAGTCGGGCGCGCTACAGGGCGAGATCGTCGTCGACTACTGGAAGGCAAACCCCGGCGCCGATCGCAACAAAGACGGAAAACTGCAGTACGTCATGTTGACCGGCGAGCCCGGGCATCAAGATGCCCTGCTGCGCACCGAGCACTCGATCAAGGCCGTGACCGCCGCCGGCATTCAGGCGGAGAAGCTCGCCGAGGACACCGCGATGTGGGATCGCGTGAAAGGGCAGGAGAAGATGGCCGCGTTCCTCGCGGCCCACGGCGACAAGATCGAGGCCGTCTTCGCCAACAACGACGACATGGCCCTCGGCGCCATCGAGGGGCTCAAAGCGGCCGGCTACTTCACGGGCGACAAGTTCATGCCCGTCGTCGGCGTCGACGCCACGCCGCCCGCCCTCGATGCGATCGCCAAGGGCACGCTCCTCGGCACCGTCCTCAATGACGCCAAGAACCAGGGCAAAGCGACGTTCGACCTCGTCTATGCGCTCGCCACCGGCGCCGCGCCCAAGACCGACGTCGCGCCCATGACCGATGGCAGGTACGTGTGGGTGCCTTACCAGAAGGTCACGAAGAGCAACTACCAGCAGTTCAAATAG
- a CDS encoding sugar ABC transporter ATP-binding protein yields MTVTDYVLEMIDISKSFPGVKALDGVTLRVRPGTVHALMGENGAGKSTLMKCLFGIYTPDSGRIVINGKTVTFASSRQALDHGISMIHQELQPVPHRSVMENIFLGRYPVRGFGPFKFVDHDRMLRETKALFQELNMDIDPTVWVEKLSVSKIQSMEIAKAVSQRSKIIVMDEPTSSLTDHEVRQLFDIIARLKSEGVAIIYISHKMEEILRISDEVTIMRDGKTVGTYPSSELTTDLIIQRMVGRDLTQRFPPRENQPGEVVLTVENLTAADHRSFRDVSFTLHKGEILGVSGLVGAQRTELMEALFGLRPISKGRILIGKNHVRVRSPIDAIQNRMALLTEERRATGIFPMLSVADNTLSASWKTYNRVLGLLNLKKAEEDVARSVEMLRVKTPHTRAFIQNLSGGNQQKVILARWLLTGPDILILDEPTRGVDVGAKYEIYTIIADLAKRGKSIIMISSELPELLGMSDRIMVMCAGRMTGILDGKTATAQEIMKLSTQFN; encoded by the coding sequence ATGACCGTCACGGACTACGTCCTGGAGATGATCGACATATCGAAGAGCTTCCCGGGTGTGAAAGCCCTGGACGGGGTGACGCTCCGGGTCAGACCCGGCACGGTCCACGCCCTCATGGGCGAGAACGGCGCCGGCAAGTCGACCCTGATGAAATGCCTGTTCGGGATCTACACCCCGGATTCGGGGCGCATCGTCATCAACGGGAAAACCGTGACTTTCGCGTCCTCGCGCCAGGCGCTCGATCACGGCATCTCCATGATCCACCAGGAGCTGCAGCCGGTCCCCCACCGCAGCGTCATGGAGAACATCTTCCTCGGACGCTACCCCGTCCGCGGGTTCGGGCCGTTCAAGTTCGTCGACCACGACAGGATGCTCCGCGAGACGAAGGCCCTGTTCCAGGAGCTGAACATGGACATCGACCCGACGGTATGGGTCGAGAAGCTCTCGGTATCCAAGATCCAGTCGATGGAGATCGCCAAGGCGGTCTCGCAGCGCTCGAAGATCATCGTGATGGACGAGCCGACGTCCTCGCTCACCGATCACGAGGTGCGCCAGCTCTTCGATATCATCGCGAGGCTCAAGAGCGAGGGCGTCGCGATCATTTACATCTCGCACAAGATGGAGGAGATCCTGCGGATCTCCGACGAGGTCACCATCATGCGCGACGGCAAGACCGTCGGGACCTATCCGTCCTCCGAGCTGACCACGGATCTCATCATCCAGCGCATGGTCGGCCGCGACCTCACCCAGCGCTTCCCGCCGCGCGAGAATCAGCCCGGCGAGGTGGTCCTCACCGTCGAGAATCTCACGGCCGCCGATCACCGCTCGTTCCGCGACGTGAGCTTCACCCTGCACAAAGGCGAGATCCTCGGCGTGAGCGGCCTCGTGGGCGCGCAGCGCACCGAGCTCATGGAGGCGCTGTTCGGCCTGCGCCCGATCTCCAAGGGCCGCATCCTCATCGGGAAAAACCACGTGCGCGTCCGGAGCCCCATCGACGCCATCCAGAATCGAATGGCGCTCCTCACCGAGGAGCGACGCGCCACGGGCATCTTCCCGATGCTCTCGGTCGCCGATAACACGTTATCGGCGAGCTGGAAGACGTACAACCGCGTCCTTGGCCTGTTGAACCTGAAGAAGGCCGAGGAGGACGTCGCGCGCTCGGTGGAGATGCTGCGGGTGAAGACGCCGCACACGCGGGCGTTCATCCAGAACCTCTCGGGCGGCAATCAGCAGAAGGTCATCCTCGCCCGGTGGCTGCTCACCGGGCCGGACATCCTCATTCTCGACGAGCCGACGCGCGGGGTCGACGTCGGCGCCAAGTACGAGATTTACACGATCATCGCCGATCTCGCGAAGCGGGGGAAGAGCATCATCATGATCTCCTCGGAGCTGCCCGAGCTGCTCGGCATGTCGGACCGGATCATGGTCATGTGCGCGGGGAGGATGACCGGCATCCTCGACGGAAAAACCGCGACCGCGCAGGAAATCATGAAGCTTTCGACGCAGTTCAATTGA
- the mglC gene encoding galactose/methyl galactoside ABC transporter permease MglC, which yields MASKGIGVPKGVSVQSVREFASKQAISLVLLALVIVIGIMQPSFLSVANLVNILMIASVRAIIALGEGGILVTRGTDLSAGRTVGLAAVIAASLMQRPDYASRMYPDLPQIPVIAAILAAVAIGTLVGLINGSVVALLNVPPFITTLGTMVMVYGAASLYVDRPPLGAQPIGGLREDFTGLGTGAIRFGGDLALPYLVIIAAVITVFMWVLFNQTRTGKNIYAIGSNPEAAIVSGVGVKRTLLSVYVMAGALYGLAGALLAARTGGATNNYGLMYELDAIAACVIGGVSTSGGIGTIGGVLTGVLIFEVLNNGLVVLGVSAYWQQIIKGLIIVAAVSVDIRKYLRKR from the coding sequence GTGGCAAGCAAAGGCATTGGCGTCCCCAAGGGCGTCTCGGTGCAGTCGGTCCGCGAGTTTGCCAGCAAGCAGGCCATCTCCCTCGTGCTCCTGGCGCTGGTCATCGTGATCGGCATCATGCAGCCGAGCTTCTTGAGCGTCGCGAACCTCGTCAACATCCTGATGATCGCGTCGGTCAGGGCCATCATCGCGCTCGGCGAGGGAGGGATCCTCGTCACGCGCGGCACCGATCTGTCGGCAGGGCGCACCGTGGGGCTCGCGGCGGTCATCGCGGCCTCGCTCATGCAGCGGCCCGATTACGCGAGCCGCATGTATCCCGATCTCCCGCAGATCCCGGTGATCGCCGCCATCCTCGCCGCCGTCGCCATCGGCACCCTCGTCGGGCTGATCAATGGCAGCGTGGTGGCGCTCTTGAACGTCCCGCCCTTCATCACGACGCTGGGGACCATGGTCATGGTCTATGGCGCGGCCTCGCTCTACGTCGACCGCCCGCCGCTGGGCGCCCAGCCCATCGGCGGCTTGCGCGAGGACTTCACCGGCCTCGGCACCGGCGCCATTCGCTTCGGAGGCGATCTCGCGCTGCCCTATCTCGTGATCATCGCGGCCGTCATCACCGTGTTCATGTGGGTGCTCTTCAATCAGACCCGCACGGGCAAGAACATCTACGCCATCGGCTCGAATCCCGAGGCCGCCATTGTCTCGGGCGTCGGGGTGAAGCGGACGCTCCTCAGCGTGTACGTGATGGCCGGCGCCCTCTACGGTCTGGCCGGCGCCCTGCTCGCGGCCCGGACCGGAGGGGCCACGAACAACTACGGGCTCATGTACGAGCTCGACGCCATTGCGGCCTGCGTGATCGGCGGCGTCTCGACCTCCGGCGGCATCGGGACCATCGGCGGCGTTCTGACCGGCGTGCTCATCTTCGAGGTCCTGAACAACGGCCTCGTGGTCCTCGGTGTGTCGGCCTACTGGCAGCAGATCATCAAGGGCCTCATCATCGTGGCCGCCGTGTCCGTGGACATCCGAAAATATCTCCGCAAGCGCTGA
- a CDS encoding RNA polymerase sigma factor: MRLLPWPTPDDRQSKLLKRAQDGDRDAFRALYLELYDPVARFVARRVRRREDAEDLVSRVFHGLLEHLGDVDPRRGSVRMFVLTMARNAVIDHARTRRDGLPVEDMAALLADERGGPLDALLQKERLRALGAAMAELPEDVREMLALRHGDGLKHAEIAELLGQREAAVKQRLSRAQRALRERLAGGAARDEEEGAGDEGREGEVIDVRL, translated from the coding sequence ATGCGCCTCTTGCCCTGGCCCACCCCGGACGACCGTCAAAGCAAGCTCCTGAAGCGCGCCCAGGACGGCGATCGGGACGCTTTTCGGGCCCTCTATCTCGAGCTGTACGACCCGGTCGCGCGCTTCGTGGCGCGCCGCGTCCGGCGCCGCGAGGACGCCGAGGATCTCGTCTCCCGCGTCTTTCACGGGCTGCTCGAGCACCTCGGCGACGTCGATCCGCGCCGCGGCTCGGTTCGCATGTTCGTCCTGACGATGGCGCGCAATGCGGTCATCGACCACGCGCGCACCCGGCGGGACGGTTTGCCCGTCGAGGACATGGCCGCCCTGCTCGCCGACGAGCGAGGCGGCCCCCTCGACGCGCTCCTGCAAAAGGAGCGCCTGCGGGCGCTCGGTGCCGCGATGGCCGAGCTGCCCGAGGACGTGCGCGAGATGCTCGCGCTGCGCCATGGCGACGGGCTGAAGCACGCTGAAATCGCGGAGCTTTTGGGTCAGCGCGAGGCCGCCGTGAAGCAGCGGCTCTCGCGCGCGCAGCGGGCATTGCGCGAGCGGCTGGCGGGCGGCGCCGCGCGCGACGAAGAGGAAGGGGCCGGGGACGAAGGCAGAGAAGGTGAGGTGATCGATGTTCGGCTCTGA